The genomic stretch ttttttttgtttctaaatttttcatattattaactttagtatttataataatttttatattaaaatttaaattaggtatgatataaaaataatatagttaaattaacatatttataaaattagtattagttaaaaaagagttgttttattgattaaatattgtaaagtattatttataatttttttaatatatatgtttaaaataataaattttttgatAAGACAATGCCGACACACTATTGGATTAATTATTAATtcaattagttattatatatttaataataatttatttttaattatatgcATACACAATAGCTAATACtcttttaaattgtttaattatacTAGATAGAAGCAATGTGCaatacacgtttgcttagttttatttatagaatttattaataatttttagtaaatttgtatcattgttatataaattttaaataaataaacaatattatatataaaagaatgacataaacatatttaaACAACACCAAaacatgtttatgattttttaaatatatataatacgataacctttttaaacataaaagataatttttttaataaaaatttaaattgtatattattattataatgatattttataatatttaaatttatattaatgcaagcattaaatatctagtcttgtattatatattattataataatgatattttataacatttgaatttgaatttatattaatataattattatttttgtaatcttatattaaatattattataataatgatattttataacatttgaatttgaatttatatttatattaatataattaataaatatctatttttataattatacgAAAAAAGAAAAGGAATAAACAATTACTGCTATGTATATTTAGAAatcaaaatttatataaaataataaatgtaataaaacaaagaaataaatatattaaaagatataATTCAACAATAATCTATTTggaaatataataaaacaaatagTGAACAAAAAAGGatcattaataaatatttttttgcaGCATTATGTACGTTCAAAATGATTccattttttgtatatatatatatatatttatgattaaaaAAACTGTATAAATATAGTCTTAATTAAACATTAATTGCTTATATAGAAAAAATATTATTGTATAATTTGCTTCGTACTTGgttttcattttatatatattagCAAGCAATGTCTTATTACTGTAAGTTAAATGATAAGTCTCCCATTACTATGCTTCTTTCTCCCGTTTCTctcaaataatattattattcgTATACACGCgtgcatatacatatatatggagTTGAACATCAAGAAAAACGTAATGGTGACTCCCGCGAAATCAACTTGGACAGGGAATCAATCCTTGTCTGAATGGGATCAGATCGAATGCACCACTTATGAAAGTGTTATCTACTTCTACGACCCAGCCACAACCCAtttccatgccattactcaaACCCTAATCGACTCCTTGAGCCACGCTCTAGTGCACTTCTATCCACTCGCTGGGCGTTTGCGCAGCTTCGACAATGGCCGCTTTGAGCTCGAATGTAACGCACACGGCGCTCTTTTCGTTGCTGCCAAGTTGAACGCTGATCTCGCTCATTTCAGAGAAGATCACTTCACACCTACTCCCGACTTTGATCGTTTTCTTCTTCCCCACATAAACGAGTCACTTCCAATCCATGAGCTCCCTCTTTGTCTGGTGCAACTCACCAAATTCAGGTGCGGTGGCTTAAGCCTAAGCCTCACCACCTCACATATCGTTACTGACGGAACAAGCGCCGCCAACTTCATGACTGAGTGGGCTCGACTCGCACGAGGCCTGCCCTTAGGAAAGGCGCCGCTTTTGGACAAAAAGGCCTTTAGAGTCGGAGAGATGGGGAGAACGCCACGCTTTGATCACTCCAAGCACTTCAGTAATATGCCGTTTTTGTTGAAACAACCTACTGTCGAAGAGCTCAAGAAGATGAAAACCACAATGGTCACGCTAAAGCTGGCAAACGAACAAGTCCAGAAGCTGAAGAAGAGGGCAAATCAGGACCGTCAGATCAGTACTACCCTCGAAACATCACGACCTTATACGCGGTATGAGGTCTTGGCGAGTCATATTTGGAGGTGTTCAACTAAGGCGAGGAAGCACCAGAGGGAACAACCCACAGCGTGCGCCATAACAATCGACTCACGAAAGCGCCTTCAGCCGCCGTTACCATTTTCGTACTTCGGTAATGGAGTTTTCGACGTAATGGCGAGCTGTACCTCTGGAGATTTGTTGTCTAAGTCGTTAGGTTTCGGAGCGAGTAAAGTACGCTCGGCAATTGAGATGGTGACAAACGACTATATTTTGTCAGCAATTGACTTCCTAAAAAGTCAACAAGACCTGACCGAATTCCAGTGCTCATATAAATCGTCAACTAATGGAGGAGGCAAATACTGTGGGAATCCCAATGTTGGCGTCGTAAACTGGATGAACTTAGCGTTTGAGGGTATTGATTTTGGATGGGGAAAGGAGATCCATTTTGGGCCTGTTTACCACCAAGTTGATGGTGACGTGTGGATATTTAGGAGTGGTGATGAAGATGAGTCCCTCTTGATTGTCATTTGCCTTCTTGTGGAACATGTCAAAGCTTTCAAGAAGTACTTCTTTGATGATATTTAATTTCTCGTCACAGATGTTACACAACTCCCATTCTCAGAAAAACTTGGTTGGAGTTTTAAATAAGTGACTAGATTCGTTTACCAAaaagatatatattatataattatgttgttctttgcttttgGTATTGTTTTCGTTCTATATAGTCTTATAGAACGCAAGTAAGTGAGTCTATTGAATGTTTCATTATATGTTTTTGTTATAATAATTCTTGATTTGAaaggtttttaatttttttagtgaaCTTTAATGTAATATTCTTATATtgcttaaatcaaattaaataaataaataattaaacaaattaaaataagatattttaaaaatattttaccatgacaattatttaaaaattatatatccTTAGTCTTGGaaaattatattatcatatgtaAATAATCATCTTATATACTAAGATAATCTTAAACTATCTCTCTTAGTAATAATCTAaatatgattaatattaattttagctAATATAAAGttattcaaataaaaactaattagcaatgaaataatacataattaaCTCATCATTATCACTTAGCCTTGGAAAATTAtatcctttgcaatttagtcattttttcCATCAATCTTGCCTATGATACACTGCGGTTTTTCCATCGTCATAgtagtcactactacaa from Humulus lupulus chromosome 5, drHumLupu1.1, whole genome shotgun sequence encodes the following:
- the LOC133778795 gene encoding spermidine hydroxycinnamoyl transferase-like; amino-acid sequence: MVTPAKSTWTGNQSLSEWDQIECTTYESVIYFYDPATTHFHAITQTLIDSLSHALVHFYPLAGRLRSFDNGRFELECNAHGALFVAAKLNADLAHFREDHFTPTPDFDRFLLPHINESLPIHELPLCLVQLTKFRCGGLSLSLTTSHIVTDGTSAANFMTEWARLARGLPLGKAPLLDKKAFRVGEMGRTPRFDHSKHFSNMPFLLKQPTVEELKKMKTTMVTLKLANEQVQKLKKRANQDRQISTTLETSRPYTRYEVLASHIWRCSTKARKHQREQPTACAITIDSRKRLQPPLPFSYFGNGVFDVMASCTSGDLLSKSLGFGASKVRSAIEMVTNDYILSAIDFLKSQQDLTEFQCSYKSSTNGGGKYCGNPNVGVVNWMNLAFEGIDFGWGKEIHFGPVYHQVDGDVWIFRSGDEDESLLIVICLLVEHVKAFKKYFFDDI